The uncultured Fibrobacter sp. genome has a window encoding:
- the mnmE gene encoding tRNA uridine-5-carboxymethylaminomethyl(34) synthesis GTPase MnmE, with the protein MDSLTIVAPMTPMGVSAVAALRVSGSQVRRVVAELFGEKAASSLVPRMANLGTARDPKSHKVLDSLLYIYFAAPNSYTGEDVLELYPHGNPLIVRDLLQAIRGIEGVRLAEPGEYTRRAFLNGKMDLTQAESVADVIHSANRAELENAHRLLSGALSKKIATLTAQVKDISARLELDVDFAEEEADPDYNGWQEKFENIRESIKAILESFRGKASLSRLPLAVLYGAPNAGKSSLVNALLGEDRVLVSNVPGTTRDFVEVRLFLDGGEIRLVDTAGIADKATDELDALSMKKSREILDEADLKILVVDGSDERTGGALQTRDETVHPDFTVYSKCDLAVVRQKVTELVDVHQPDQGPRACRGAEGSLSISSKTGEGLAELKSAMNAVLFKKTENAEDLWITSEREKSCLEEALAGVDRVLAQLRENPAVELLAFEMQLVRRALQSITGEISSEDVLQSIFAGFCIGK; encoded by the coding sequence ATGGATTCTCTGACGATCGTTGCACCGATGACGCCAATGGGCGTGAGTGCCGTGGCTGCACTCCGTGTGAGTGGTTCGCAGGTGCGTCGTGTCGTTGCGGAACTGTTCGGGGAAAAGGCGGCATCTTCGCTTGTCCCGCGAATGGCGAATTTGGGGACCGCTCGCGATCCCAAGTCGCACAAGGTGCTCGATAGCCTATTGTACATTTACTTTGCGGCCCCGAATTCGTACACCGGTGAAGATGTGCTGGAACTTTACCCGCACGGAAACCCGCTAATCGTTCGCGATTTGTTGCAGGCGATTCGTGGCATCGAAGGCGTTCGCCTGGCAGAACCCGGTGAATACACGCGCCGCGCTTTCCTGAACGGAAAAATGGATTTGACCCAGGCCGAATCGGTGGCAGACGTCATTCACAGCGCAAACCGTGCCGAACTCGAAAATGCCCACCGGCTCCTTTCGGGGGCTCTTTCCAAGAAAATTGCGACCTTGACGGCGCAGGTCAAGGATATCTCGGCCCGCCTCGAACTCGATGTGGACTTTGCCGAAGAGGAGGCCGACCCCGATTACAATGGTTGGCAGGAAAAGTTCGAAAACATCCGCGAATCAATCAAGGCTATCCTCGAAAGTTTCCGCGGCAAGGCTAGCCTGAGTAGGCTACCGCTTGCGGTTTTGTACGGGGCGCCCAATGCGGGCAAGTCGAGCCTTGTGAACGCTCTCCTTGGAGAAGACCGCGTGCTCGTGAGCAATGTTCCCGGTACGACGCGTGATTTTGTGGAAGTTCGCCTGTTCTTGGACGGTGGTGAAATTCGCCTGGTCGATACGGCGGGAATTGCCGACAAGGCTACCGATGAACTCGATGCGCTCAGCATGAAAAAGTCCCGCGAAATTCTCGACGAGGCTGACCTGAAAATTTTGGTAGTGGATGGTTCAGACGAGAGAACGGGCGGAGCCCTACAGACGAGAGACGAAACAGTCCACCCGGATTTTACGGTGTACTCCAAGTGCGATTTGGCTGTAGTTCGGCAAAAGGTCACTGAGCTTGTTGATGTGCACCAACCCGACCAAGGTCCCCGAGCTTGTCGAGGGGCCGAAGGATCTCTTAGCATCTCCTCGAAAACCGGCGAAGGCCTTGCCGAACTCAAGAGTGCCATGAACGCAGTCTTGTTCAAGAAAACCGAAAACGCCGAAGACCTCTGGATTACGAGCGAACGCGAAAAGTCCTGCCTCGAAGAGGCCCTTGCGGGAGTCGACCGGGTGCTTGCCCAGTTGCGCGAAAATCCGGCGGTGGAGCTTCTCGCTTTCGAGATGCAGCTGGTGCGCAGGGCGCTTCAGAGTATAACGGGCGAAATTTCGTCCGAAGATGTTTTACAATCAATTTTCGCGGGGTTCTGCATTGGAAAGTAG